The proteins below are encoded in one region of Glandiceps talaboti chromosome 17, keGlaTala1.1, whole genome shotgun sequence:
- the LOC144448068 gene encoding melanopsin-B-like, with amino-acid sequence MNISSSNNCSDLDILENESYVESVNGRVLFVTTTDTDKFLMVISLIINAITITVGSIGNVLVICLVGFVKVLRKPPNIQLASLSVADLIACAIAAPIHLRSGILVLTNSYKVCDDFNLLMCTLMKFFYNFSLAATLVTLLTTSILRAVIVRGRLFSSDYKKRVVSLSIILSYTCGIGYGLYVLIIRSVGRVCFTFFASAKLRRNKVFPVLQIAVIGVSTVLIVCYGYIYWKHRKSQRAIHAFGENSSQQAYHVSQSNTMNIATSRICFSVVVTFFAVYLPNSILFVAHVATGHPSKDASPFTVYLATSFWLLGSAINPIIYSFQSKTFKQELRKLSRWTT; translated from the coding sequence ATGAATATCAGTTCATCTAACAACTGCAGTGATCTGgacattttagaaaatgaaagcTACGTTGAAAGCGTCAACGGAAGAGTTCTCTTTGTAACAACAACTGATACTGACAAGTTTTTAATGGTTATTAGTTTGATAATAAATGCAATAACCATTACAGTGGGGTCGATCGGGAATGTTTTAGTTATCTGTTTGGTCGGATTTGTCAAAGTACTTCGGAAACCACCAAACATTCAGCTAGCTAGCCTCTCTGTTGCTGACCTGATTGCCTGTGCGATTGCTGCACCTATCCATCTACGGAGTGGTATTCTTGTGCTGACAAACTCCTACAAGGTATGTGACGATTTCAACCTCCTCATGTGTACATTGATGAAGTTTTTCTACAACTTCAGTCTGGCCGCAACGCTCGTGACTTTACTCACTACGAGCATTCTACGCGCTGTCATCGTACGTGGTCGTCTATTTTCGTCAGATTACAAAAAACGTGTAGTTTCTTTAAGCATAATACTGAGTTACACCTGTGGTATTGGATATGGACTATATGTCTTAATCATCAGATCAGTCGGAAGAGTATGTTTCACCTTCTTTGCCAGTGCTAAACTGAGACGTAACAAAGTCTTTCCAGTTCTGCAAATAGCTGTTATTGGGGTTTCTACCGTACTGATCGTCTGCTATGGCTACATATATTGGAAGCACAGGAAATCCCAGAGAGCAATCCATGCATTCGGTGAAAATAGTTCCCAGCAAGCATATCATGTGAGCCAAAGTAACACAATGAACATTGCAACATCAAGaatttgtttttctgttgtcGTTACTTTCTTCGCCGTATACTTGCCTAATTCAATCCTGTTTGTTGCTCACGTTGCAACTGGTCACCCTTCCAAAGACGCTTCTCCTTTTACAGTTTATTTAGCTACAAGTTTCTGGCTTTTGGGAAGTGCAATTAATCCAATTATCTACTCGTTCCAATCTAAGACATTCAAGCAAGAACTAAGGAAACTGTCAAGGTGGACCACATAA
- the LOC144447989 gene encoding putative defense protein 3 isoform X1 produces the protein MQYYSFLITTVFMIVACCTFDTAYGYGTGAPTSACTTMVPGHVGKSPQPSNTNPYSVSASSATYTPGGTITVTISGNNFQGMLLQARQPGQTTPVGTFSNPPSNTRLLRCTSAGDSITHANTNTKNSGTSFTWTAPSQGVGTIEFVATVAQAKSTYWTAFPSSQLTESSSSGVTDAVTNSAATDDGKRSTTSTSTESTGVSAGSRISQSASYLLLIATTVFLRYC, from the exons ATGCAGTATTATAGCTTCCTAATTACCACAGTGTTTATGATTGTCGCTTGCTGCACCTTCGACACGGCATACGGCTATGGTACTGGAGCCCCTACTTCAGCATGCACAACCATGGTTCCAGGCCATGTTGGAAAATCCCCTCAACCCAGCAATACCAATCCGTACAGCGTAAGTGCGTCGTCGGCAACGTATACGCCAGGAGGCACAATTACGG TTACTATATCgggcaataatttccaaggCATGTTACTACAGGCTCGTCAACCTGGTCAAACTACACCTGTCGGAACGTTCTCAAACCCGCCATCAAACACGAGACTGTTGCGGTGCACAAGTGCTGGTGACAGCATTACACATGCCAATACCAATACCAAAAACAGTGGCACGTCATTCACCTGGACTGCCCCTTCACAGGGAGTAGGGACAATAGAGTTTGT AGCAACAGTTGCACAGGCTAAATCTACGTACTGGACTGCTTTCCCGTCGAGTCAGCTCACCGAGAGCTCAAGTAGTGGAGTGACCGACGCAGTAACAAACAGCGCCGCCACCGATGATGGTAAGAGATCGACGACATCGACAAGTACCGAAAGTACAG GTGTTAGTGCAGGATCTAGGATTTCACAATCTGCCAGCTATCTACTACTAATTGCCACTACAGTTTTCTTACGTTACTGTTAA
- the LOC144447989 gene encoding putative defense protein 3 isoform X2: MQYYSFLITTVFMIVACCTFDTAYGYGTGAPTSACTTMVPGHVGKSPQPSNTNPYSVSASSATYTPGGTITVTISGNNFQGMLLQARQPGQTTPVGTFSNPPSNTRLLRCTSAGDSITHANTNTKNSGTSFTWTAPSQGVGTIEFVATVAQAKSTYWTAFPSSQLTESSSSGVTDAVTNSAATDDGVSAGSRISQSASYLLLIATTVFLRYC, from the exons ATGCAGTATTATAGCTTCCTAATTACCACAGTGTTTATGATTGTCGCTTGCTGCACCTTCGACACGGCATACGGCTATGGTACTGGAGCCCCTACTTCAGCATGCACAACCATGGTTCCAGGCCATGTTGGAAAATCCCCTCAACCCAGCAATACCAATCCGTACAGCGTAAGTGCGTCGTCGGCAACGTATACGCCAGGAGGCACAATTACGG TTACTATATCgggcaataatttccaaggCATGTTACTACAGGCTCGTCAACCTGGTCAAACTACACCTGTCGGAACGTTCTCAAACCCGCCATCAAACACGAGACTGTTGCGGTGCACAAGTGCTGGTGACAGCATTACACATGCCAATACCAATACCAAAAACAGTGGCACGTCATTCACCTGGACTGCCCCTTCACAGGGAGTAGGGACAATAGAGTTTGT AGCAACAGTTGCACAGGCTAAATCTACGTACTGGACTGCTTTCCCGTCGAGTCAGCTCACCGAGAGCTCAAGTAGTGGAGTGACCGACGCAGTAACAAACAGCGCCGCCACCGATGATG GTGTTAGTGCAGGATCTAGGATTTCACAATCTGCCAGCTATCTACTACTAATTGCCACTACAGTTTTCTTACGTTACTGTTAA